One Carassius gibelio isolate Cgi1373 ecotype wild population from Czech Republic chromosome B18, carGib1.2-hapl.c, whole genome shotgun sequence DNA segment encodes these proteins:
- the LOC127977503 gene encoding uncharacterized protein LOC127977503, translated as MSKAHSESQYEPQVRSKRLSRPPRHLGDYEVDYRGFQHTYSPTSRMQTECHSRESGNEGAVGMTPFTSWHATHRGDVTEDTGDQYEPQDAQTVIWQLREENRRLHKTIEDLQHTSEREETDSSQCPVPFPRTHSSTKAAKKPSPVPTPRLSKVAVAQMSDQISKETGKPVMDDGKEESEDEERDCEINLSGELSEMKLQPTSKNRHVRYQPNSPNPCTFKTVIKTSSGTDCAPKTVYKADLTDLTSLSQTPPK; from the exons ATGTCCAAAGCCCATTCAGAGTCACAGTATGAGCCTCAAGTCCGTAGTAAACGATTATCACGCCCCCCACGCCACTTGGGAGATTATGAGGTGGATTACAGAGGCTTCCAGCATACATATTCACCTACTTCCAGGATGCAAACAGAGTGCCACAGCCGGGAGTCAGGAAATGAGGGTGCTGTCGGGATGACACCCTTCACCAGTTGGCATGCTACTCACCGCGGTGATGTTACTGAGGATACTGGAGATCAGTATGAACCACAAGATGCTCAAACAGTGATTTGGCAGCTACGAGAAGAGAACAGACGCCTGCATAAAACCATTGAGGACCTGCAACACACCTCTGAAAGGGAGGAAACAGACTCATCACAGTGTCCTGTGCCTTTTCCTCGCACTCACTCATCGACAAAGGCAGCAAAGAAACCTTCTCCTGTCCCAACTCCACGTCTAAGCAAGGTAGCAGTAGCTCAAATGAGTGATCAGATTTCTAAAGAGACTGGAAAACCAGTTATGGATGATGGAAAGGAAGAGTCAGAAGATGAGGAGCGAGACTGTGAAATTAATTTGTCAGGTGAACTTTCAGAAATGAAACTGCAGCCCACATCAAAGAACAGGCATGTGCGATATCAACCAAATTCACCAAATCCATGTACATT CAAGACCGTCATTAAGACCTCCTCTGGTACTGACTGTGCTCCCAAAACTGTGTATAAGGCAGATTTAACTGATCTCACTTCCCTCTCCCAAACTCCACCAAAATGA
- the LOC127977419 gene encoding ladderlectin-like, translated as MWISVAFILALAVSGVNSNDFRRGRRCPPGWEKFEMQCFKFFSDLKPWAEAEKKCLELGGNLASVHDPHTSGFLKTFLRKCASGMPRTWIGAHDAIKNNVWFWSDGSKFDYSDWLTGEPNENGGSENCVELAYGAEQRWNDLDCATPLNFIGLISLPAC; from the exons ATGTGGATTTCTGTAGCCTTTATTCTCGCTTTGGCTGTAAGTGGAGTCAACTCTAATG ATTTTCGCCGTGGTAGAAGATGTCCCCCTGGCTGGGAAAAGTTTGAGATGCAGTGTTTTAAATTTTTCAGTGACTTGAAACCATGGGCTGAAGCAGAG AAAAAGTGTCTTGAGCTCGGTGGAAACCTTGCATCAGTCCATGATCCACACACTAGCGGTTTCCTCAAGACCTTTCTGAGAAAATGTGCTAGTGGCATGCCCCGAACCTGGATTGGTGCTCATGATGCAATTAAG AATAATGTCTGGTTTTGGAGTGATGGCTCAAAGTTTGACTACAGTGACTGGCTTACTGGTGAGCCAAATGAGAATGGAGGCAGCGAAAATTGTGTGGAGCTGGCCTATGGAG CTGAGCAACGCTGGAATGATCTGGACTGTGCCACTCCTCTCAATTTCATCGGTTTGATTTCTCTTCCTGCTTGTTAA